In one Serinus canaria isolate serCan28SL12 chromosome 2, serCan2020, whole genome shotgun sequence genomic region, the following are encoded:
- the LOC108962245 gene encoding feather beta keratin-like, translated as MACNSLCRPCGPTPLANSCNEPCALQCQDSRVIIDPSPVLVTLPGPIMTSFPQNTAVGSTSSAAVGTELNVQGQPISGGFGGFGGFGGFGYGHGYGRGFGYGCGYGYGQGYGYGLGYGYGRRGYGYNF; from the coding sequence ATGGCCTGCAACAGCCTCTGCCGTCCCTGCGGACCCACCCCGCTGGCCAACAGCTGCAacgagccctgtgccctgcaatgCCAGGATTCCCGTGTCATCATCgacccttcccctgtgctggtcaccctgccaggacccatcaTGACCTCCTTCCCCCAGAACACCGCCGTCGGAtccacctcctctgctgctgtgggcactgagctcaatgtccagggacagcccatctCTGGTGGATTTGGTGGCTTTGGTGGCTTTGGTGGCTTTGGCTATGGCCATGGCTATGGCCGTGGATTTGGCTATGGCTGTGGATACGGTTACGGGCAGGGCTATGGCTACGGGCTGGGCTATGGCTATGGCAGAAGGGGCTATGGCTACAACTTCTAA